The following are encoded in a window of Saccharothrix longispora genomic DNA:
- a CDS encoding non-ribosomal peptide synthetase, whose product MTHAHTLPALVAAQARRTPDATAVVSAEGEVSYRELDERANRLAHLLIAKGARRERVVAIQLPRSVDNVVARLAVLKAGAAYLPVDPAYPADRIAFMVDDAGPLLVLDGPVDVADQPATDPGADIRPDDPAYVIYTSGSTGRPKGVVVTHRGLPAFAAAEIEHFDVRPGDRVLQFSSPSFDASVLELCMALPAGAALVVPPPGPLLGEQLADVVEQFGVTHALIPPVALATVPVRALPTFRTVIVGGDASSAELVAAWAPGRRMINAYGPTESTVVTSWSEPLEPGGTPPIGRPIPGTEVRVLDGELRPVAQGELYVTGIGLARGYLGRPGLTAQRFVADPFGEPGARMYRTGDVVRTRDDGQLEFVGRADHQVKIRGFRVEPGEVEALLREHPAVDQALVVTRDEPKRLVAYVVGRGTVGLREHLAATLPDYMVPSAFVALDAFPLSPNGKLDRAALPAPVVGEVPEGFVEPRTPAEHRVAGVWSDVLGTPLVGALDDFFALGGDSILAVRALARLGGLPVRTMFEHRTVAALAEVLPEHEGAPIPRVPRDRPLPLSPAQRRLFSLDGTAEQNTAVGLRLTGPLDVPRLAAALDALAARHDALRTTFDVAGDEPVQVVADHGTIPLRVLPGPADGADDLGLAEPFDLRRGPLTRAVLAPVGPDEHLLVLVQHHIVTDGWSVQVLVEELAELYAGRSPADPAVQYPDFAVWDRANPVGDLAHWRERLAGLESLDLPTDRPRPALRTTAGAVLRRPLPADLVERLTGVGRAHEATLFMTLTAAVQLLLASRTGQRDVAVGTVSSGRDRADLERAVGFFVRTLVLRSWVEPDLPFTAFLDQVRDTALAAFGHDDVPFDRIVEELRPDPDPGRTPLVQAVVALHQPLVRDAAFGDLTVAEHDLPRPVARFDLVVEFWPRGDDLALTVEYNTDLFDAATVEALADDLDALLRLVVEDPDRPLRGLVDLTATADDAVRIRGVRVDLAEVERALLRHDEVTDAAVVVVDRRLIAYTSPVAPASLRGLLEQVLPPHAVPEVFVGLDRLDRDDLPAPPTERAGSRYVAPRTPVEAVLAGIFAEVLGAARVGVRDNFFALGGDSILGIQVVTRARRAGLVLTSRDIFAHQTVAAIAPHVRRDLPPVADQGVVIGDAPLTPIQRWFLEHHTTRPEHFDQSVVVDLDDLDVTALRTALKALVEHHDALRTRFEGDRQVVGPVEDVDPLALDGFDLSRGPLLRAEVLDGRSVRLTAHHLVVDGVSWRVLVEDLTTAHRQARAGQPVRIGRKTTSFRDWATRLAEHATHGFADELAHWTAVAATPGDVPLDRRGANTTASQREAAVRLTAEETAALLRDVPGAYRTQVNDVLLTALGRALADWTGRPRVLVDLEGHGREELFDDVDLSRTVGWFTTVFPVALDVEHEDWGEALKSVKEQLRAVPRRGIGYGALRHLARTAPACAPAVSFNYLGRFDADQRDLDLSADPAAPRPHPLDVVGQVRDDRLEFTVYYSDQLHDDATATALAEAFAANLRAIVAHCTRPGAGGRTPSDFPLVRLTQEQVDRLPGEDAYPLTPMQAGMVFHGLGEKGVYFQQTTFVVDGVADPHEFARAWQRVVDRTPVLRSSVLWEDVPEPLQVVHADARVPFTFLDWRGLADDARADRLRELLAADREEGIDLAVAPLMRLAVARVSDTAVQVLWTFHHVLLDGWSVFHVLSDVLARGELPERRPFRDYAAWLAEQDGAAAEAHWRRVLGTFDSPTPLPADRPAAHGTSSERLSVELDEDESTRLYEFARRHRLTPSAIVQGAWALLLGRSSGRRDVCFGATVSGRPADLPDVDSITGIFINTLPVRVEVDGTAPVADWLRALQDAQAESRRFEHVPLTSLQGWSGVERGVNLFDSVVVFENYPVELAEDMGLRELSAVETTSFPLSATVYPRERLGLLLGYEPAMFDEATVERLGERLRRLLVELVADPDRPLGRVPWLAAAEVEQVLVDWNGSVVSEPGTTIPELFAAQAARTPDAVAVSCEGASLTYRELDERSNRLAHHLISLGAAPEEMVALLFPRSLDLVVAVLGVLKSGAAYLPIDPVYPPERITATITDAQPVTTLSELPDLGAYPATAPAVPLRPDNAAYVIYTSGSTGRPKGVVIPHGNVVRLFTATDHWFNLGPDDVVSLFHSYAFDVSVFELWAALLHGGRLVVVPHAVSRSPRDFAKLLADEGVTILSQTPSAFYQLIPEKPTGLSLRYVIFAGEALDMHKLEGWNGPGALINMYGITETTVHVTYTHADGSIGIAMPDLRIYVLDEDLNPVPPGVPGEMYVAGPGLARGYFQRPGLTASRFLADPFGAPGTRMYRSGDLARWGDGVLHYLGRADHQVKIRGFRIELGEVESVLGAHPAVRQVVVVANEHRLVAYYVPDKPTTASELRDHTASVLPDYMVPAAFVALESLPLNANGKLDRVALPAPERDAVTSKAYVAPRTGTEEAIAAIWADVLGVERVGVEDGFFALGGDSIRSLHITSRTKAAFGVDLSPRDVLTARTVASLADLVEELVLADLEALAETEA is encoded by the coding sequence ATGACGCACGCCCACACCCTGCCGGCGCTGGTGGCCGCGCAGGCACGACGCACCCCCGACGCGACCGCGGTCGTCTCGGCCGAGGGCGAGGTGAGCTACCGGGAGCTCGACGAGCGGGCCAACCGGCTCGCGCACCTGCTGATCGCGAAGGGCGCCCGCCGAGAACGCGTGGTGGCGATCCAACTGCCGCGCTCGGTGGACAACGTCGTGGCCCGCTTGGCGGTGCTCAAGGCCGGCGCCGCCTACCTCCCCGTGGACCCGGCGTACCCGGCGGACCGGATCGCGTTCATGGTGGACGACGCGGGCCCGCTGCTCGTGCTGGACGGGCCGGTGGACGTGGCGGACCAGCCCGCCACCGACCCGGGCGCGGACATCCGGCCGGACGACCCCGCCTATGTCATCTACACGTCCGGCTCCACCGGCCGGCCCAAGGGCGTCGTGGTCACCCACCGCGGCCTGCCCGCGTTCGCCGCGGCCGAGATCGAGCACTTCGACGTGCGACCGGGCGACCGGGTGCTCCAGTTCTCCTCCCCCAGCTTCGACGCCTCGGTGCTGGAGCTGTGCATGGCCCTGCCGGCGGGCGCGGCGCTCGTCGTGCCGCCGCCGGGACCGCTGCTGGGCGAGCAGCTCGCGGACGTGGTCGAGCAGTTCGGCGTCACGCACGCGCTGATCCCGCCGGTCGCGCTGGCCACGGTGCCCGTGCGCGCGCTGCCGACGTTCCGCACCGTGATAGTGGGCGGCGACGCCAGCTCGGCCGAGCTGGTGGCCGCGTGGGCGCCGGGCCGCCGCATGATCAACGCCTACGGCCCGACCGAGTCCACCGTGGTCACCTCGTGGAGCGAGCCGCTCGAACCCGGTGGCACGCCGCCGATCGGCCGCCCGATCCCGGGCACCGAGGTGCGGGTGCTGGACGGCGAGTTGCGGCCCGTCGCGCAGGGCGAGCTGTACGTGACGGGCATCGGCCTGGCCCGCGGCTACCTCGGCCGGCCCGGCCTGACCGCGCAGCGGTTCGTCGCCGACCCGTTCGGCGAGCCCGGCGCGCGCATGTACCGCACCGGCGACGTGGTCCGCACCCGCGACGACGGGCAGCTGGAGTTCGTCGGCCGCGCCGACCACCAGGTGAAGATCCGCGGCTTCCGGGTCGAGCCCGGCGAGGTCGAGGCCCTGCTGCGCGAGCACCCGGCCGTCGACCAGGCGCTGGTCGTGACGCGCGACGAGCCCAAGCGGCTGGTGGCGTACGTGGTGGGCCGCGGCACGGTCGGGCTGCGCGAGCACCTGGCCGCCACGCTGCCCGACTACATGGTGCCGTCGGCGTTCGTCGCGCTCGACGCGTTCCCGTTGAGCCCCAACGGGAAGCTGGACCGGGCGGCACTGCCCGCGCCGGTCGTCGGCGAGGTGCCCGAGGGCTTCGTGGAACCCCGCACGCCCGCCGAGCACCGGGTGGCCGGGGTGTGGTCCGACGTGCTGGGCACGCCGCTGGTCGGCGCGCTCGACGACTTCTTCGCCCTGGGCGGCGACTCGATCCTCGCGGTGCGGGCGCTGGCCCGGCTGGGTGGCCTGCCGGTGCGGACGATGTTCGAGCACCGCACGGTCGCCGCGCTCGCCGAGGTGCTCCCCGAGCACGAGGGCGCGCCGATCCCCCGCGTGCCGCGCGACCGGCCGCTGCCGCTGTCCCCCGCGCAGCGCCGGCTGTTCTCCCTCGACGGCACGGCCGAGCAGAACACCGCGGTCGGCCTGCGGCTGACCGGGCCGCTGGACGTGCCGCGCCTGGCCGCCGCCCTGGACGCGCTGGCCGCCCGCCACGACGCCCTGCGCACCACGTTCGACGTGGCGGGCGACGAGCCGGTGCAGGTCGTCGCCGACCACGGCACGATCCCGCTGCGCGTGCTGCCCGGCCCGGCCGACGGGGCCGACGACCTGGGCCTGGCCGAGCCGTTCGACCTGCGCCGCGGTCCGCTGACCCGCGCGGTGCTCGCGCCGGTCGGCCCGGACGAGCACCTGCTGGTCCTCGTGCAGCACCACATCGTCACCGACGGCTGGTCGGTGCAGGTGCTGGTGGAGGAGCTGGCCGAGCTGTACGCGGGCCGCTCCCCCGCCGACCCGGCCGTGCAGTACCCCGACTTCGCGGTGTGGGACCGCGCCAACCCCGTGGGCGACCTGGCCCACTGGCGGGAGCGGCTGGCCGGCCTGGAGTCGCTGGACCTGCCCACCGACCGGCCCCGACCGGCCCTGCGCACGACGGCCGGCGCGGTGCTGCGCCGACCGCTGCCCGCCGACCTGGTGGAGCGGCTCACGGGGGTGGGCCGCGCCCACGAGGCGACCCTGTTCATGACGCTCACCGCCGCGGTGCAGCTGCTGCTGGCGTCGCGCACCGGCCAGCGGGACGTCGCCGTCGGCACGGTCAGCTCCGGCCGCGACCGCGCCGACCTGGAGCGCGCCGTCGGCTTCTTCGTCCGCACCCTCGTGCTGCGTTCGTGGGTCGAGCCCGACCTGCCGTTCACCGCGTTCCTGGACCAGGTGCGCGACACCGCGCTGGCCGCGTTCGGGCACGACGACGTGCCGTTCGACCGGATCGTCGAGGAGCTGCGCCCCGACCCCGACCCCGGCCGCACACCCCTCGTGCAGGCCGTGGTGGCGCTGCACCAGCCGCTGGTGCGCGACGCGGCGTTCGGCGACCTGACCGTGGCCGAGCACGACCTGCCGCGCCCGGTGGCCCGGTTCGACCTGGTGGTCGAGTTCTGGCCGCGCGGCGACGACCTGGCGCTGACCGTCGAGTACAACACCGACCTGTTCGACGCCGCCACCGTGGAGGCGCTCGCCGACGACCTGGACGCCCTGCTGCGCCTGGTGGTCGAGGACCCGGACCGACCGCTGCGCGGCCTGGTCGACCTGACGGCGACGGCGGACGACGCCGTGCGGATCAGGGGTGTGCGGGTGGACCTCGCCGAGGTGGAGCGCGCGCTGCTGCGGCACGACGAGGTGACCGACGCGGCCGTGGTCGTCGTCGACCGCAGGCTGATCGCCTACACCTCGCCCGTCGCGCCCGCCTCCCTGCGCGGCCTGCTGGAGCAGGTGCTGCCCCCGCACGCGGTGCCGGAGGTGTTCGTCGGCCTGGACCGCCTCGACCGCGACGACCTGCCCGCGCCGCCCACCGAGCGCGCCGGGTCCCGGTACGTGGCGCCGCGCACGCCGGTGGAGGCCGTGCTGGCCGGGATCTTCGCCGAGGTGCTGGGCGCGGCCCGGGTCGGCGTGCGGGACAACTTCTTCGCACTGGGCGGCGACTCGATCCTGGGCATCCAGGTGGTGACCAGGGCCCGCCGCGCGGGGCTCGTGCTGACCTCGCGGGACATCTTCGCGCACCAGACCGTCGCGGCCATCGCGCCGCACGTCCGCCGCGACCTGCCGCCGGTGGCCGACCAGGGCGTGGTCATCGGCGACGCACCGCTCACACCGATCCAGCGGTGGTTCCTGGAGCACCACACCACCCGGCCCGAGCACTTCGACCAGTCCGTGGTGGTCGACCTGGACGACCTCGACGTGACCGCGCTGCGCACCGCGCTGAAGGCGCTGGTCGAGCACCACGACGCGCTGCGCACCCGGTTCGAGGGCGACCGCCAGGTCGTCGGCCCGGTCGAGGACGTCGACCCGCTCGCGCTCGACGGCTTCGACCTCTCCCGCGGCCCGCTGCTGCGCGCCGAGGTGCTGGACGGGCGGTCGGTCCGGCTGACCGCGCACCACCTCGTGGTCGACGGCGTGTCCTGGCGGGTGCTGGTGGAGGACCTGACCACCGCGCACCGGCAGGCGCGGGCCGGGCAGCCCGTCCGCATCGGGCGCAAGACGACGTCGTTCCGGGACTGGGCGACGAGGCTGGCCGAGCACGCGACCCACGGGTTCGCGGACGAGCTGGCGCACTGGACCGCGGTCGCCGCCACGCCGGGCGACGTCCCGCTGGACCGGCGCGGCGCGAACACCACCGCCTCGCAGCGCGAGGCCGCCGTGCGCCTCACCGCGGAGGAGACGGCCGCGCTGCTGCGGGACGTGCCCGGCGCGTACCGCACCCAGGTCAACGACGTGCTGCTGACCGCGCTCGGCCGGGCGCTGGCCGACTGGACCGGTCGCCCCCGGGTGCTGGTCGACCTGGAGGGCCACGGCCGCGAGGAGCTGTTCGACGACGTCGACCTGTCCCGCACGGTCGGCTGGTTCACCACCGTGTTCCCGGTGGCGCTCGACGTCGAGCACGAGGACTGGGGCGAGGCGCTCAAGTCGGTGAAGGAGCAGCTGCGGGCGGTGCCCCGGCGCGGCATCGGCTACGGCGCCCTGCGGCACCTGGCACGCACCGCGCCCGCGTGCGCCCCGGCGGTCAGCTTCAACTACCTGGGCCGCTTCGACGCCGACCAGCGCGACCTCGACCTGTCCGCCGACCCGGCCGCGCCCCGGCCGCACCCGCTGGACGTGGTCGGCCAGGTGCGCGACGACCGGCTGGAGTTCACCGTCTACTACAGCGACCAGCTGCACGACGACGCGACCGCCACCGCGCTCGCCGAGGCGTTCGCGGCGAACCTGCGCGCGATCGTCGCGCACTGCACCCGCCCCGGCGCGGGCGGGCGCACGCCGTCGGACTTCCCGCTGGTGCGGCTCACCCAGGAGCAGGTGGACCGGCTGCCCGGCGAGGACGCCTACCCGCTGACCCCGATGCAGGCGGGCATGGTGTTCCACGGCCTGGGCGAGAAGGGCGTGTACTTCCAGCAGACCACGTTCGTCGTGGACGGGGTCGCCGACCCGCACGAGTTCGCCCGCGCCTGGCAGCGGGTGGTGGACCGGACCCCGGTGCTGCGCAGCTCCGTGCTGTGGGAGGACGTGCCCGAACCGCTCCAGGTCGTGCACGCCGACGCGCGCGTGCCGTTCACGTTCCTCGACTGGCGGGGGCTCGCCGACGACGCCCGCGCCGACCGGCTGCGCGAGCTGCTGGCCGCGGACCGCGAGGAGGGCATCGACCTGGCGGTGGCGCCGCTGATGCGCCTGGCCGTCGCCCGGGTCTCGGACACCGCCGTGCAGGTGCTGTGGACGTTCCACCACGTGCTGCTGGACGGCTGGAGCGTCTTCCACGTGCTGTCCGACGTGCTGGCGCGTGGCGAGCTGCCCGAGCGGCGGCCGTTCCGCGACTACGCGGCCTGGCTGGCCGAGCAGGACGGCGCGGCGGCCGAAGCGCACTGGCGTCGGGTGCTCGGCACGTTCGACTCGCCCACCCCGCTGCCCGCCGACCGACCCGCCGCGCACGGCACGTCGTCGGAGCGCCTGTCCGTGGAGCTGGACGAGGACGAGTCCACGCGGCTCTACGAGTTCGCCCGGCGGCACCGGCTCACGCCGAGCGCGATCGTGCAGGGCGCGTGGGCGCTGCTGCTGGGCCGTTCCAGCGGTCGGCGGGACGTGTGCTTCGGCGCGACCGTGTCCGGTCGCCCGGCGGACCTGCCCGACGTCGACTCGATCACCGGCATCTTCATCAACACCCTGCCGGTGCGGGTCGAGGTGGACGGGACCGCGCCGGTGGCCGACTGGCTGCGCGCGCTCCAGGACGCCCAGGCCGAGTCGCGGCGGTTCGAGCACGTGCCGCTGACCAGCCTCCAGGGCTGGAGCGGCGTCGAGCGCGGCGTGAACCTGTTCGACAGCGTCGTGGTGTTCGAGAACTACCCGGTCGAGCTGGCCGAGGACATGGGCCTGCGCGAGCTGTCGGCCGTGGAGACCACGAGCTTCCCGCTCAGCGCCACCGTCTACCCGAGGGAGCGCCTGGGCCTGCTGCTGGGCTACGAGCCGGCGATGTTCGACGAGGCCACCGTCGAGCGGCTGGGTGAGCGGCTGCGCCGACTGCTGGTCGAGCTGGTAGCCGACCCCGACCGCCCGCTGGGCCGGGTGCCGTGGCTGGCCGCGGCCGAGGTCGAGCAGGTGCTGGTCGACTGGAACGGCTCGGTGGTGAGCGAGCCGGGCACGACGATCCCCGAGTTGTTCGCCGCGCAGGCCGCCCGCACGCCCGACGCCGTCGCGGTGAGCTGCGAAGGCGCCTCGCTCACCTACCGCGAACTCGACGAGCGCTCGAACCGGCTGGCGCACCACCTCATCTCCCTGGGCGCGGCACCCGAGGAGATGGTCGCGCTGCTGTTCCCGCGCTCCCTCGACCTCGTGGTCGCAGTGCTGGGCGTCCTCAAGTCCGGAGCCGCCTACCTGCCCATCGATCCCGTCTACCCACCCGAGCGGATCACCGCCACCATCACCGACGCCCAGCCCGTGACCACCCTGTCCGAACTGCCCGACCTCGGCGCGTACCCGGCCACCGCCCCCGCGGTGCCGCTGCGCCCGGACAACGCCGCGTACGTCATCTACACCTCGGGTTCGACCGGTCGGCCCAAGGGCGTGGTCATCCCGCACGGCAACGTCGTGCGCCTGTTCACCGCCACCGACCACTGGTTCAACCTCGGACCCGACGACGTGGTGTCGCTGTTCCACAGCTACGCCTTCGACGTCTCCGTCTTCGAACTCTGGGCCGCCCTGCTGCACGGCGGCCGACTCGTCGTCGTCCCCCACGCGGTGTCGAGGTCACCGCGCGACTTCGCCAAACTCCTCGCCGACGAAGGCGTCACCATCCTCAGCCAGACACCCTCCGCCTTCTACCAGCTCATCCCCGAGAAGCCGACCGGGCTGAGCCTGCGGTACGTGATCTTCGCCGGCGAAGCCCTCGACATGCACAAACTCGAAGGCTGGAACGGCCCCGGCGCGCTGATCAACATGTACGGCATCACCGAAACCACCGTCCACGTCACCTACACCCACGCCGACGGCAGCATCGGCATCGCCATGCCCGACCTGCGCATCTACGTCCTCGACGAGGACCTCAACCCGGTGCCGCCCGGCGTACCCGGCGAGATGTACGTCGCCGGCCCCGGCCTGGCCCGCGGCTACTTCCAACGCCCCGGCCTCACCGCCTCGCGGTTCCTCGCCGACCCCTTCGGCGCACCCGGCACCCGCATGTACCGCAGCGGCGACCTCGCCCGCTGGGGCGACGGCGTCCTGCACTACCTCGGCCGAGCCGACCACCAGGTCAAGATCCGCGGCTTCCGCATCGAACTCGGCGAAGTGGAATCCGTCCTCGGGGCGCACCCTGCCGTCCGCCAGGTCGTTGTAGTGGCGAACGAGCACCGCTTGGTGGCGTACTACGTGCCGGACAAGCCGACTACGGCATCGGAACTGCGCGACCACACGGCCAGTGTCCTGCCCGACTACATGGTCCCGGCGGCGTTCGTCGCACTGGAAAGCCTGCCGCTGAACGCCAACGGCAAGCTCGACCGCGTCGCGCTCCCCGCGCCCGAGCGCGACGCGGTCACCTCCAAGGCCTACGTCGCCCCGCGCACCGGGACGGAAGAGGCGATCGCGGCCATCTGGGCCGACGTCCTCGGTGTCGAACGGGTCGGTGTGGAGGACGGGTTCTTCGCCCTCGGCGGCGATTCCATCCGAAGCCTGCACATCACGTCCCGGACCAAGGCGGCGTTCGGCGTCGACCTCTCCCCGCGCGACGTCCTCACCGCCCGCACCGTGGCCTCCCTCGCCGACCTGGTCGAGGAACTGGTGCTGGCCGACCTCGAAGCCCTCGCAGAGACGGAAGCGTGA
- a CDS encoding serine hydrolase domain-containing protein, giving the protein MDTHRIATRLADLVRAHRVPGVQLAVHHDGRTWTHEIGLPADAAVPIGSITKTFTATVAMALVSDGDLELDAPLSDHLPVVSDELTLRHLLSHTGGLPSDPEDVRSTSLRRHVEQALRDLDPLHRPGEGFSYSNIGYSLIGHLIEVATGMTWWEAMDAVLLRPLGVRPRFTTGPGAGVGVVPGHAVNADTGRAVPVEQSLSLVDAPAGALAAGATDLVALGRMLGGSAPHLIDPHDLDLMRTPARHAEPFGMADGWGLGLALFQRDGVRWVGHDGTADGTSCHLRINPADGTTVALTSNAGPGFALWRDLVPELADAGLPVGDYDGMRGLDHRIAPPPDCTGRFRNGDVEYAVRPLDRGRLALTVDGEPFADLSLFDGLVFAMRDSDTGDTNQTGRFLRDPGDGDIRWIQIGGRLARRQVSEMV; this is encoded by the coding sequence ATGGACACGCACAGGATCGCGACCCGATTAGCCGACCTCGTCCGCGCGCACCGCGTGCCGGGCGTCCAGCTGGCCGTCCACCACGACGGCCGGACCTGGACGCACGAGATCGGCCTCCCCGCCGACGCCGCCGTACCCATCGGCTCCATCACGAAGACGTTCACCGCCACCGTCGCCATGGCGCTGGTCTCCGACGGTGACCTCGAACTCGACGCGCCGCTCTCCGACCACCTCCCGGTGGTCTCGGACGAGCTGACGCTGCGGCACCTGCTCAGCCACACGGGCGGGCTGCCCTCGGACCCGGAGGACGTCCGCTCCACCTCGCTGCGCCGCCACGTCGAGCAGGCGCTGCGCGACCTCGACCCGCTGCACCGGCCGGGCGAGGGCTTCTCCTACTCCAACATCGGCTACTCGCTGATCGGCCACCTGATCGAGGTCGCCACCGGGATGACCTGGTGGGAGGCCATGGACGCGGTGCTGCTGCGCCCCCTGGGCGTGCGGCCGCGGTTCACCACCGGCCCCGGCGCGGGCGTCGGCGTGGTCCCCGGTCACGCGGTCAACGCGGACACCGGGCGGGCCGTGCCGGTCGAGCAGTCGCTGAGCCTGGTCGACGCCCCCGCGGGCGCCCTGGCCGCCGGCGCGACCGACCTGGTGGCCCTGGGGCGCATGCTCGGCGGGTCGGCGCCGCACCTGATCGACCCCCACGACCTCGACCTCATGCGCACCCCCGCGCGGCACGCCGAGCCCTTCGGCATGGCGGACGGCTGGGGCCTCGGCCTCGCCCTGTTCCAGCGCGACGGGGTCCGCTGGGTCGGCCACGACGGCACGGCCGACGGCACCTCGTGCCACCTCCGGATCAACCCCGCCGACGGCACCACGGTCGCCCTGACCTCGAACGCGGGGCCCGGGTTCGCGTTGTGGCGCGACCTGGTCCCGGAACTGGCCGACGCCGGGCTGCCGGTGGGCGATTACGACGGAATGCGCGGCCTCGACCACCGCATCGCACCCCCTCCGGACTGCACCGGGCGGTTCCGTAACGGCGATGTCGAATACGCCGTGCGTCCCCTCGACCGGGGGCGGCTGGCGCTCACCGTGGACGGCGAGCCGTTCGCGGACCTCTCCTTGTTCGACGGCCTGGTGTTCGCCATGCGTGATTCGGACACGGGCGACACCAACCAGACCGGCCGTTTCCTCCGGGACCCGGGCGACGGCGACATCCGATGGATCCAGATCGGCGGGCGCCTCGCCCGCCGACAGGTCTCGGAAATGGTCTGA
- a CDS encoding CGNR zinc finger domain-containing protein, giving the protein MPSAEPHPIRLANTVRRDRSTVRDHLATAADLAAWLSGNDVGADAGTPVAAGAVAAEDVTATDLAAFRELRTAVRDLAAALTDDTRPIARDADVARAVDVVNRAATRADTRPQLEVVDGRLRRTTTTTAGPVAAALAATAAEAVDLFTGDERELLRACHAPGCVLYFVKDHPRREWCSTGCGNRVRAARHYRRTSGVTAR; this is encoded by the coding sequence GTGCCGTCCGCCGAGCCACACCCGATCCGCCTGGCCAACACCGTCCGCCGCGACCGCTCGACCGTGCGCGACCACCTGGCGACCGCGGCCGACCTCGCGGCGTGGCTGAGCGGGAACGACGTCGGGGCGGACGCCGGCACGCCCGTCGCCGCCGGGGCCGTCGCCGCCGAAGACGTCACCGCCACCGACCTCGCCGCGTTCCGCGAGTTGCGCACCGCCGTGCGCGACCTCGCCGCAGCGCTGACCGACGACACCCGGCCGATCGCCCGGGACGCCGACGTCGCGCGCGCCGTGGACGTGGTGAACCGGGCGGCGACCCGGGCGGACACCCGGCCGCAGCTCGAAGTCGTGGACGGACGGTTGCGCCGGACCACCACGACGACCGCCGGTCCGGTGGCCGCCGCACTGGCCGCCACCGCCGCCGAGGCCGTCGACCTGTTCACCGGCGACGAGCGCGAACTGCTGCGCGCCTGCCACGCGCCCGGCTGCGTCCTGTACTTCGTGAAGGACCACCCGAGGCGCGAGTGGTGCTCCACGGGGTGCGGGAACCGGGTGCGTGCCGCCCGTCACTACCGGCGCACCTCCGGGGTTACGGCCAGGTAG
- a CDS encoding MOSC domain-containing protein, with translation MHVEALWRYPVKSLGGERITAAELTDDGVAGDRLVHVSGGRAPLTGRTRHGLLTIPASTGPDGTPLVAGHRWDGPEAGALVEPFGGRLARYPGPERFDVLNLLVATDGAVRAWGSDVRRLRPNLLIGGVDPDAERDWPGHALLVGDAVIGVFSLRARCVVTSIDPDSGERHPDVFRRIRTDFGGRLALNCWVVRPGRVREGDTAELVPTDELPDHVGGWITGAPYALPG, from the coding sequence GTGCACGTGGAGGCGCTGTGGCGCTACCCCGTGAAATCCCTGGGCGGCGAGCGGATCACCGCCGCCGAGCTCACCGACGACGGCGTGGCGGGCGACCGGCTCGTGCACGTCAGCGGCGGCCGCGCACCGCTCACCGGCCGCACCCGGCACGGCCTGCTCACCATCCCGGCCTCCACCGGCCCCGACGGCACACCGCTCGTCGCCGGCCACCGCTGGGACGGCCCGGAGGCCGGCGCGCTGGTCGAGCCCTTCGGCGGGAGGCTCGCCCGCTACCCGGGACCCGAGCGGTTCGACGTGCTCAACCTCCTGGTCGCCACCGACGGCGCGGTCCGGGCGTGGGGCTCGGACGTCCGGCGACTGCGCCCCAACCTGCTGATCGGCGGCGTGGACCCGGACGCGGAACGCGACTGGCCGGGCCACGCCCTGCTCGTCGGCGACGCCGTCATCGGCGTGTTCTCGCTGCGCGCGAGGTGCGTCGTCACCTCGATCGACCCCGACAGCGGTGAGCGGCACCCCGACGTCTTCCGCCGCATCCGCACCGACTTCGGGGGTCGGCTGGCCCTGAACTGCTGGGTCGTCCGACCGGGCCGGGTCCGCGAGGGCGACACCGCGGAGCTGGTGCCCACCGACGAGCTGCCGGACCACGTCGGCGGCTGGATCACCGGCGCGCCGTACGCGCTCCCCGGCTGA
- a CDS encoding GTP pyrophosphokinase → MDLDVADDLLRRSLVVYKFAVDELMTKLRILSEEFDLVHRHDPIEHVTQRVKRPDAILDKLARKGLPPDLSLAAEHLDDVAGVRVVCPFVSDVYRVRDMLARQSDVEILKTKDYIAAPKPNGYRSLHLIVRIPVFLSDRVEHVKVEVQLRTIAMDFWATLEHKLFYKYDDQVPAGFVDELTNTAAIAAELDARMEALHLEVQRD, encoded by the coding sequence ATGGACCTGGACGTCGCGGACGACCTGCTGCGGCGGTCTCTCGTGGTCTACAAGTTCGCCGTGGACGAGCTGATGACGAAGCTCCGCATCCTCAGCGAGGAGTTCGACCTCGTCCACCGCCACGACCCGATCGAGCACGTGACCCAGCGCGTGAAGCGACCGGACGCGATCCTCGACAAGCTGGCGCGCAAGGGACTGCCGCCCGACCTGTCGCTGGCGGCCGAGCACCTGGACGACGTGGCGGGCGTGCGGGTGGTGTGCCCGTTCGTGTCCGACGTGTACCGCGTGCGGGACATGCTGGCGCGGCAGAGCGACGTGGAGATCCTCAAGACCAAGGACTACATCGCCGCGCCCAAGCCCAACGGGTACCGCAGCCTGCACCTCATCGTGCGCATCCCGGTGTTCCTGTCCGACCGGGTGGAGCACGTCAAGGTCGAGGTGCAGCTGCGGACCATCGCCATGGACTTCTGGGCCACCCTGGAGCACAAGCTGTTCTACAAGTACGACGACCAGGTGCCCGCGGGGTTCGTCGACGAGCTGACGAACACCGCCGCCATCGCCGCCGAGCTGGACGCGCGGATGGAGGCGCTGCACCTGGAGGTGCAGCGCGACTGA